A genomic region of Chryseobacterium sp. KACC 21268 contains the following coding sequences:
- a CDS encoding DUF4269 domain-containing protein, with the protein MDFLTLDYLKIGSDIQKRIFQVLENHQIFQKLKTYNPILAGTFPIGINIDGSDLDIILETSDFDTLKTLLTIEFQNQEQFSINLIEINEIESLICKFQLEEFPVELFAQNQPTHLQNSYLHMKKEFDILEKEGHEFRRKIIELKGLGLKTEPAFAKLLGLSGDPYVELLNYRK; encoded by the coding sequence ATGGACTTTCTAACTTTGGACTATTTGAAAATAGGGTCTGATATCCAGAAAAGAATATTTCAGGTTTTAGAAAACCATCAAATCTTTCAAAAACTTAAAACTTACAATCCTATTCTTGCGGGAACTTTTCCGATTGGAATCAATATCGATGGAAGTGACCTTGATATCATTTTGGAAACTAGTGATTTTGACACTTTAAAGACATTATTGACCATTGAATTTCAGAACCAAGAGCAATTCAGCATTAATTTGATTGAAATCAATGAAATAGAATCTCTGATCTGCAAATTCCAACTGGAAGAATTTCCTGTGGAGCTATTTGCCCAAAACCAACCGACTCATCTTCAAAATTCTTATTTGCATATGAAGAAGGAGTTTGACATTTTGGAAAAAGAAGGTCACGAATTTCGAAGGAAAATCATTGAACTAAAAGGACTTGGTTTGAAAACCGAACCTGCATTCGCCAAATTGTTAGGGTTAAGCGGAGATCCTTACGTCGAACTTTTGAATTATAGAAAATAA